A single genomic interval of Mustela nigripes isolate SB6536 chromosome 7, MUSNIG.SB6536, whole genome shotgun sequence harbors:
- the POU3F3 gene encoding POU domain, class 3, transcription factor 3, with protein MATAASNPYLPGNSLLAAGSIVHSDAAGAGGGGGGGGGGGGGGAGGGAGGMQPGSAAVTSGAYRGDPSSVKMVQSDFMQGAMAASNGGHMLSHAHQWVTALPHAAAAAAAAAAAAVEASSPWSGSAVGMAGSPQQPPQPPPPPPPQGPDVKGGSGRDDLHAGTALHHRGPPHLGPPPPPPHQGHPGGWGAAAAAAAAAAAAAAAAHLPSMAGGQQPPPQSLLYSQPGGFTVNGMLSAPPGPGGGGGGAGGGAQSLVHPGLVRGDTPELAEHHHHHHHHAHPHPPHPHHAQGPPHHGGGGAGPGLNSHDPHSDEDTPTSDDLEQFAKQFKQRRIKLGFTQADVGLALGTLYGNVFSQTTICRFEALQLSFKNMCKLKPLLNKWLEEADSSTGSPTSIDKIAAQGRKRKKRTSIEVSVKGALESHFLKCPKPSAQEITNLADSLQLEKEVVRVWFCNRRQKEKRMTPPGIQQQTPDDVYSQVGTVSADTPPPHHGLQTSVQ; from the coding sequence ATGGCCACGGCGGCTTCTAACCCCTACCTGCCGGGGAACAGCCTGCTGGCGGCCGGCTCCATTGTACACTCGGACGCGGCGGGAGccggcggcggcgggggtggcggcggcgggggtggcggcggcggcgcgggagGCGGTGCGGGCGGCATGCAGCCCGGTAGCGCCGCCGTGACCTCGGGCGCCTACCGAGGGGACCCGTCCTCCGTCAAGATGGTCCAGAGCGACTTCATGCAGGGGGCCATGGCCGCCAGCAACGGCGGCCATATGCTAAGCCACGCGCACCAGTGGGTCACAGCCCTGCcccacgccgccgccgccgccgccgccgccgccgctgccgccgtgGAGGCGAGCTCGCCTTGGTCCGGCAGCGCCGTGGGCATGGCCGGCAGCCCCCagcagccgccgcagccgccgccgccgccgccgccgcagggCCCCGACGTGAAGGGCGGGTCCGGACGCGACGACCTGCACGCGGGCACCGCGCTGCACCACCGCGGGCCGCCGCACCTCGGgcctccgccgccgcccccgcACCAGGGTCacccggggggctggggggccgccgcagccgcagccgccgccgccgccgccgccgctgccgccgcacACCTCCCGTCCATGGCCGGAGGCCAGCAGCCGCCGCCTCAGAGTCTGCTCTACTCGCAGCCCGGGGGCTTCACGGTGAACGGCATGCTGAGCGCGCCCCCGGgtccgggcggcggcggcggcggcgcgggcggcggcgccCAGAGCCTGGTGCACCCGGGGCTGGTGCGCGGGGACACACCCGAGCTGGCcgagcaccaccaccaccaccaccaccacgcgCACCCTCACCCTCCTCACCCGCACCACGCGCAGGGGCCTCCGCAccatggcggcggcggcgcggggccgGGACTCAACAGCCACGATCCGCACTCGGACGAGGACACGCCGACCTCGGACGACCTGGAGCAGTTCGCCAAGCAGTTTAAGCAGCGACGCATCAAACTCGGCTTCACGCAGGCCGACGTGGGGCTGGCGCTGGGCACGCTGTATGGCAACGTGTTCTCGCAGACCACCATCTGCCGCTTCGAGGCCCTGCAGCTGAGCTTCAAGAACATGTGCAAGCTCAAGCCGCTGCTGAACAAGTGGCTAGAGGAGGCGGACTCGAGCACCGGCAGCCCCACGAGCATCGACAAGATCGCCGCGCAGGGCCGCAAGCGCAAGAAGCGGACCTCCATCGAGGTGAGCGTCAAGGGCGCGCTCGAGAGCCACTTCCTCAAGTGCCCCAAGCCCTCCGCGCAGGAGATCACCAACCTGGCCGACAGCCTGCAGCTCGAGAAAGAGGTCGTGCGGGTCTGGTTCTGCAACCGGCGCCAAAAGGAGAAGCGCATGACGCCACCCGGGATCCAACAGCAGACGCCGGACGACGTCTACTCGCAGGTGGGCACCGTGAGCGCCGACACGCCGCCGCCGCACCACGGACTGCAGACGAGCGTGCAGTGA